From Anopheles funestus chromosome 3RL, idAnoFuneDA-416_04, whole genome shotgun sequence, a single genomic window includes:
- the LOC125771784 gene encoding uncharacterized protein LOC125771784, which yields MADEATTFFDWASNQGVSFWEVVARNFTHPGRFGPVQVANNVQLLQQEDRLDLLLSPAQFGLLSGIVLFLFLRHKLARWKEEHSHLKITSHDDLRRAVYTFLTFLEFLVLSPLLITILLTFQMYRIAVQTVLRRRHGKHFKGLLDGADVVWAIEDQNSRGMINIMANVEEPFTDWTSVDSTISAVILLTLRKRISSRLMRNYQPYPKMFWKRNVALGYYFWSDQSELTVEDYIRYMDPIPVADGQRYIEEHQLRSLLSIINNRHLPAEHTSSWEVLVGKQPLFDKERRMLKYPILFRVHHSLGDGVALMRLLLEAIVDKEVPSRWKHLSKLKVMNINYILKQQKAANHHRLDVGETLLHRVWKSIPSSAELTVQRDNFVRILWTIYTAPAFFHDVSRRQADNNCIHAATMANEKVVSWIQEDHNSDTRWVEIIKRTKRLIPGTRFSDVFLTALSSSLESYFTSRTSTPPKNLTVVLPARIEKETPHLRLHNRFSVALQTLPITPGIQMHDANRHYALTNRMLAVKSYSDVLRSSSDYLINYWIMSKMTCLFPEAILRKILKSAHSTLAISNLPGPQQLPRIQGKELKNLSFFIPNLGTTAVGITLLTYGGKLQLGILADRAVIRTEDEAHSILKGTVEEIERMGQLLEQA from the exons ATGGCAGACGAAGCGACCACCTTCTTCGACTGGGCCTCCAACCAGGGTGTTTCGTTCTGGGAAGTCGTCGCCCGAAATTTCACTCACCCTGGTCGCTTCGGTCCGGTGCAAGTGGCAAACAACGTGCAACTATTACAGCAAGAAGATCGACTCGATCTACTATTATCGCCCGCGCAATTCGGACTACTCTCGGGAatagtattatttttattcctgaGGCACAAACTAGCGCGATGGAAGGAAGAGCACAGCCATCTGAAAATTACCAGCCACGATGACTTACGGCGCGCGGTTTATACCTTTCTTACGTTTCTCGAGTTTCTAGTGCTATCGCCACTTTTGATCACGATTCTTCTCACGTTCCAAATGTACCGTATCGCAGTACAAACAGTACTGCGACGCCGCCATGGGAAACATTTCAAAGGATTGCTGGACGGTGCGGATGTCGTTTGGGCAATTGAGGATCAAAACTCTCGTGGCATGATTAACATTATGGCAAACGTGGAAGAACCCTTTACGGATTGGACGTCCGTCGACAGCACGATCAGTGCGGTTATTTTGCTGACATTGCGCAAACGTATATCCTCGCGACTTATGCGCAACTATCAACCATATCCTAAAATGTTCTGGAAACGTAATGTCGCGCTCGGTTACTACTTTTGGTCCGATCAATCTGAGCTTACGGTAGAGGACTACATTCGCTACATGGATCCCATTCCCGTTGCTGATGGTCAACGGTACATCGAGGAACATCAGTTGCGTAGTTTACTGAGCATAATTAACAATCGTCACCTTCCGGCGGAACATACGTCGTCGTGGGAAGTACTAGTTGGAAAGCAGCCTTTGTTCGATAAGGAACGACGCATGCTTAAATATCCC ATCCTCTTCCGTGTACATCATTCGCTAGGTGATGGAGTGGCTCTGATGCGTTTGCTTCTGGAAGCGATTGTCGATAAGGAGGTACCCTCACGCTGGAAGCATCTGTCAAAGCTAAAGGTCATGAACATCAACTACATCCTGAAACAACAGAAAGCCGCCAATCATCATCGCTTAGATGTAGGCGAAACACTTCTCCACCGTGTTTGGAAAAGCATTCCCTCGTCGGCCGAACTAACAGTCCAAAGAGACAATTTTGTCCGAATTTTATGGACGATTTACACCGCCCCAGCCTTCTTTCATGACGTTTCACGGCGTCAGGCAGATAACAACTGCATACATGCAGCAACCATGGCCAATGAAAAGGTTGTAAGTTGGATACAGGAAGATCACAACAGTGACACACGCTGGGTTGAGATTATTAAACGCACCAAGCGACTCATCCCCGGGACGAGGTTCTCCGACGTCTTCCTCACTGCATTGTCGTCCAGTTTGGAAAGTTATTTTACAAGTCGAACTAGTACACCACCGAAAAACCTCACAGTTGTGCTGCCAGcaagaatagaaaaagaaa CACCTCACTTAAGGCTACATAATCGTTTTTCGGTAGCACTCCAAACGCTACCTATAACGCCCGGTATACAAATGCACGATGCAAACCGGCATTATGCACTTACCAATCGCATGCTAGCGGTTAAAAGTTATTCGGACGTGTTACGTTCTTCTTCTGATTATCTG ATTAATTATTGGATCATGTCAAAAATGACTTGCCTCTTTCCAGAGGCCATACTGAGAAAAATTCTCAAAAGCGCACACAGCACGCTGGCGATCTCGAACCTACCGGGACCACAGCAGTTGCCACGCATACAGGGTAAAGAGCTGAAAAATCTTAGCTTTTTTATTCCAAATCTGGGTACCACCGCCGTTGGAATTACCCTTCTAACGTACGGTGGCAAACTTCAGCTTGGAATATTAGCCGATCGTGCAGTTATTCGTACGGAAGACGAGGCTCACAGCATTCTAAAGGGAACAGTTGAAGAGATCGAACGTATGGGCCAATTACTCGAGCAGGCTTGA